A window of Phocoena phocoena chromosome 6, mPhoPho1.1, whole genome shotgun sequence contains these coding sequences:
- the LOC136124772 gene encoding LOW QUALITY PROTEIN: solute carrier family 25 member 36-like (The sequence of the model RefSeq protein was modified relative to this genomic sequence to represent the inferred CDS: substituted 1 base at 1 genomic stop codon), with protein MSQRDTLVHLFAGGCGGTVGAILTCPLEVVKTRLQSSSVTLYISEVQLNTMAGNSVNRVVSPGPLRCLKVILEKEGPHPLFRGLGPDLVGVAPSRAIYFAAYSNCKEKLNGLFDPDSTQVHMISAAMAVKGFTAITATNPIXLIKTQLQLDARNRGEKRMGAFECVHKVYQTDGLRGFYRGMSASYAGISETVIHFVIYESIKQKLLEYKIASTMENEEESVKEASDFVGMMLAAATSKTCATTIAYPHKVVRTRLCEEGTKYRSFFQTLSLLVQEEGYGSLYRGLTTHLVRQIPNTAIMMDTYELVVYLLNG; from the exons ATGAGCCAGAGGGACACGCTGGTGCATCTGTTTGCCGGAGGATGTGGCGGTACGGTGGGAGCTATTCTGACATGTCCACTGGAAGTTGTAAAAACACGGCTGCAGTCATCTTCTGTGACACTTTATATCTCTGAAGTTCAGCTGAACACCATGGCTGGAAACAGTGTCAATCGAGTAGTGTCTCCTGGACCTCTCCGTTGTCTAAAGgtgatcttggaaaaagaagggCCTCATCCCCTGTTTAGAGGATTAGGCCCCGATTTAGTGGGGGTGGCCCCTTCCAGAGCAATATACTTTGCTGCTTATTCAAACTGCAAGGAAAAGTTGAATGGTTTATTTGATCCTGATTCTACCCAGGTACACATGATTTCAGCTGCAATGGCA GTGAAAGGTTTTACTGCAATCACAGCGACCAACCCCATTTAGCTTATAAAGACTCAGTTACAGCTTGATGCAAGGAACCGTGGGGAAAAGCGAATGGGCGCTTTTGAGTGTGTCCATAAAGTGTATCAGACAGACGGACTTAGAGGATTTTATAGGGGCATGTCTGCTTCATATGCTGGCATATCAGAGACTGTTATCCATTTTGTTATTTATGAAAGTATTAAGCAAAAACTACTGGAATATAAGATTGCTTCTACAATGGAAAATGAAGAAGAGTCTGTAAAAGAAGCATCAGATTTTGTGGGAATGATGCTAGCTGCTGCCACCTCAAaaacgtgtgccacaactatagCATATCCACATAAAGTTGTAAGAACAAGACTGTGTGAGGAGGGAACAAAATATAGATCCTTTTTTCAGACACTGTCTTTGCTTGTTCAAGAAGAAGGCTATGGGTCTCTTTACCGTGGTCTGACAACTCATCTGGTGAGACAGATTCCAAACACAGCCATTATGATGGACACCTATGAATTAGTGGTCTACCTGCTCAATGGATAG